From the genome of Tachysurus vachellii isolate PV-2020 chromosome 2, HZAU_Pvac_v1, whole genome shotgun sequence, one region includes:
- the lsm5 gene encoding U6 snRNA-associated Sm-like protein LSm5, whose protein sequence is MAATPASNPSHLLPLELVDKCIGSRIHIVMKNDKEIVGTLLGFDDFVNMVLEDVTEFEITPEGRRITKLDQILLNGNNITMLIPGGEGPEV, encoded by the exons ATGGCGGCAACACCGGCTTCAAATCCTTCGCACTTGTTACCACTCG AGCTGGTGGATAAATGTATTGGATCTCGGATTCACATCGTCATGAAAAACGATAAAGAGATTGTGGGAACCTTGCTGGGGTTCGATGATTTTGTCA ACATGGTGCTTGAGGACGTCACCGAGTT TGAGATCACTCCTGAAGGACGACGGATAACAAAACTGGATCAGATTCTCCTCAACGGAAACAACATCACCATG TTAATCCCCGGAGGAGAAGGACCAGAAGTGTGA